In Paenibacillus ihbetae, the following are encoded in one genomic region:
- a CDS encoding PQQ-binding-like beta-propeller repeat protein yields the protein MRSRLSIKKRLGIVLAAAICLSLVPLPVQPVKEAGPTVYADGTGSLKPGKVTLRQKVVLYENAPSRTRSLRNHSAAYYGHPGETFRVSDVKGEMAFIESDELGDVWLPAWYLSKEAGQVRNIDPLSLRLPANSSIYAAPGSSVRWPASQAGEMPLIAVSKWQDWYGVLIAPDPWKKEHTLYRPAIMWVKAKDVKSKEKLPAGMLEPSSELPIEAVRHLTDYLVDEGDSKSYVKQLLGEPQVKEHSRNQEQRSGRPPVIGETWRYEAREALFTATFSPAGKLTAWEWTFPNAAAFEGNYYAGSHDPFSYRFSAMPLLRTIEAGPVWRNQGNLNFTFLLEASRDALLIKGDDGGFSGMHDNSSLYAIDRSTGKKLWQQDAGFGWYTAVPDRNREHITMYSAYNPEKKAYESRVRHIRLTDGRILWERKHKAEFGLTMTAASGAILLLEGLDLNAKKSMLSVVDQQTGKLRWKKTLSGEYRLLNQGPEDPYVLIEQSGKLTAYAPMTGKIAWTYKSGRKVMDDPGWDPYFTGGYRYEPLSPAGTTTRWMLLGDKWTLLNMKSGKREGSYPANEMERIEVLDERYLLVQRALDGNYFTGAKSYETVLYDAVNQRELWTVKGRAARGIMEGDVIYLTLNGIPAAVEKETGETIWKMETSLKSNEDVTQLVGSSFGILDRYLLISFGGDLIVLDKGNGRILGRLFDIATGNVDLREQAARSGALNIADGEVYIGTVNGAFVRYDAAELKERLDERGAELDAAGGQN from the coding sequence GTGCGCTCACGTTTATCGATCAAGAAACGGCTAGGCATAGTTCTAGCAGCAGCGATCTGTCTCTCGCTGGTCCCGCTGCCGGTTCAGCCGGTGAAGGAGGCCGGCCCCACGGTATATGCGGACGGTACGGGGAGCTTGAAGCCCGGAAAGGTCACGCTTCGGCAGAAGGTCGTTTTATATGAAAATGCTCCGTCCCGAACCAGAAGTCTGCGCAATCACAGCGCCGCCTATTACGGCCATCCGGGCGAGACGTTCCGGGTTAGCGATGTCAAGGGAGAAATGGCCTTCATTGAATCGGATGAGCTGGGCGATGTGTGGCTCCCGGCCTGGTATTTGTCCAAGGAAGCCGGGCAGGTCCGGAATATCGATCCGCTCTCGCTAAGGCTTCCGGCCAACAGCAGCATCTACGCGGCTCCTGGCAGCTCGGTCCGCTGGCCAGCCTCTCAAGCCGGCGAGATGCCCCTCATTGCCGTATCGAAGTGGCAGGATTGGTACGGCGTCTTGATTGCCCCGGATCCATGGAAGAAGGAGCACACCCTCTATCGTCCGGCGATCATGTGGGTTAAGGCCAAGGATGTGAAGTCTAAGGAGAAGCTCCCTGCCGGGATGCTGGAGCCTTCATCGGAGCTGCCGATCGAAGCTGTGCGGCATTTGACGGATTACCTGGTGGATGAAGGTGACAGCAAGTCCTATGTTAAGCAGCTGCTTGGCGAGCCGCAGGTAAAGGAGCATTCGCGGAATCAGGAGCAGCGCTCGGGCCGGCCGCCGGTGATCGGCGAGACGTGGAGATATGAGGCACGGGAGGCGTTGTTCACGGCGACCTTCTCCCCGGCCGGGAAGCTGACCGCCTGGGAATGGACCTTCCCGAACGCCGCAGCATTTGAGGGGAACTATTATGCGGGCAGCCATGATCCATTCAGCTATCGGTTCTCGGCCATGCCGCTGCTGCGGACCATTGAAGCTGGGCCAGTCTGGAGAAATCAGGGTAACCTGAATTTCACCTTCCTTCTGGAAGCCAGCCGGGACGCCCTGCTCATCAAGGGGGATGACGGCGGATTCAGCGGGATGCATGACAACTCCTCCCTGTATGCGATTGACCGGAGCACGGGGAAGAAGCTGTGGCAGCAGGATGCCGGGTTTGGCTGGTATACGGCTGTCCCGGATCGAAATCGGGAACATATCACGATGTACTCGGCCTATAATCCGGAGAAGAAGGCGTATGAGTCCAGGGTGCGGCATATCCGGTTAACGGACGGGCGCATATTGTGGGAAAGAAAGCATAAAGCGGAATTCGGGCTTACGATGACCGCCGCCTCGGGCGCGATCCTTCTGTTAGAAGGGCTCGACTTGAATGCCAAGAAAAGCATGCTCAGCGTCGTGGATCAGCAGACCGGCAAGCTTCGTTGGAAGAAGACGCTGTCCGGCGAGTATCGGCTGCTCAATCAGGGCCCGGAAGATCCATATGTGCTTATTGAGCAAAGCGGCAAGCTGACGGCGTACGCGCCGATGACCGGGAAGATCGCCTGGACGTACAAATCTGGCAGGAAAGTGATGGATGATCCGGGCTGGGATCCTTACTTCACCGGCGGGTACCGATATGAGCCGTTGTCGCCTGCCGGCACGACCACCAGATGGATGCTGCTCGGAGACAAATGGACCCTGCTCAATATGAAGAGCGGGAAGCGGGAGGGCAGCTATCCGGCAAATGAGATGGAGCGGATCGAGGTGCTGGATGAGCGCTATCTTTTGGTGCAGCGGGCGCTTGATGGGAATTATTTCACAGGGGCTAAATCATATGAGACCGTGCTGTACGATGCGGTGAATCAGCGGGAGCTGTGGACGGTGAAGGGCAGGGCCGCCCGCGGTATTATGGAGGGGGATGTCATTTATCTGACGCTGAACGGGATCCCGGCGGCCGTCGAGAAAGAGACCGGGGAGACGATCTGGAAGATGGAGACCTCTTTAAAGAGCAATGAAGATGTTACGCAGCTTGTCGGCAGCAGCTTCGGCATCCTGGACCGGTATTTGCTTATTAGCTTTGGCGGTGACCTAATCGTCCTGGACAAAGGGAACGGCAGGATCCTTGGCAGGTTATTCGACATCGCCACCGGCAACGTCGATCTGCGCGAGCAGGCGGCAAGAAGCGGCGCACTGAATATTGCCGATGGCGAAGTCTATATAGGTACGGTCAACGGGGCGTTCGTCCGCTATGATGCGGCGGAGTTGAAGGAACGGCTGGATGAGCGGGGGGCGGAGCTAGACGCTGCTGGGGGGCAAAATTAA
- a CDS encoding polysaccharide deacetylase family protein has product MKKSWGTFTNKFKLTRILPTLVLAATVLVTGCGTPVPDEVTISLDGKEFKEPAAEIYEGQLMVPASFIQQALGKRVEWEKETDKKGEEEKEKAKAVHYSGKVGVLMYHDIMEQPDRDDILSTQQFKQQMELLRKEGFVPISMEEYLDFIGKGKPVPDNAVLITFDDGYESFYQLAYPILKEYKYPAANFIIVSTIDKPAASGRPKLTWDQMREMTQHDIGFYNHTYDMHRYGDTDGKGRKKPVTTRQLYLQDKKRIETEDEYKQRVKDDLIRAEARLKEELGNTRSAVALPYGAYNDKLLAVLNSIGVEASFMVKEGRNGSGDRNGFRINGGRSDQSPEAVIAKLKGQDPTKRKLVTGEGAKLKIDGEAVQFSKMLTGVATEDILVPLREICKKYEIKVDWNHKKKRAVMTTSQAADAGGKE; this is encoded by the coding sequence ATGAAGAAATCATGGGGTACATTCACGAACAAATTCAAACTAACGAGGATATTGCCAACATTGGTGCTCGCGGCGACCGTCCTTGTGACGGGATGCGGGACGCCGGTACCGGATGAAGTGACGATATCGCTGGACGGGAAAGAGTTCAAAGAGCCTGCTGCGGAGATTTATGAGGGACAGCTGATGGTTCCCGCATCGTTTATACAGCAAGCGTTAGGCAAGCGGGTGGAATGGGAGAAAGAGACCGATAAGAAGGGTGAGGAAGAGAAAGAAAAGGCCAAGGCCGTACACTATTCCGGCAAGGTTGGCGTCCTGATGTATCATGACATCATGGAGCAGCCGGACCGGGACGACATCTTGTCCACCCAGCAGTTCAAGCAGCAGATGGAGCTGCTTCGCAAGGAAGGGTTTGTGCCGATCAGCATGGAGGAGTACTTGGATTTTATCGGGAAGGGGAAGCCGGTTCCGGACAATGCGGTATTGATTACGTTTGATGACGGGTACGAAAGCTTTTACCAACTTGCCTACCCGATTCTCAAAGAATATAAATATCCGGCTGCAAACTTTATCATCGTATCGACCATCGATAAGCCTGCTGCCAGCGGCAGACCGAAGCTGACCTGGGATCAGATGCGGGAGATGACCCAGCATGACATTGGCTTCTATAACCATACCTATGATATGCATCGATACGGGGATACCGATGGGAAGGGCAGAAAGAAGCCGGTCACGACCCGGCAGCTGTATCTGCAGGACAAGAAACGAATCGAGACGGAGGATGAGTATAAACAGCGGGTGAAGGACGATCTGATTCGCGCCGAAGCCAGACTGAAGGAAGAGCTCGGCAATACGCGGAGCGCGGTAGCTCTGCCGTATGGGGCTTACAACGACAAGCTGCTGGCCGTGCTGAATTCCATCGGCGTAGAGGCTTCGTTTATGGTAAAGGAAGGCCGGAACGGAAGCGGTGACCGTAACGGATTCCGAATCAATGGAGGAAGATCCGATCAAAGTCCGGAGGCGGTCATTGCGAAGCTGAAGGGGCAGGATCCGACCAAGCGTAAGCTGGTGACAGGAGAGGGAGCCAAGCTCAAGATTGACGGGGAGGCCGTCCAGTTTTCCAAAATGCTGACCGGAGTGGCGACGGAGGATATCCTTGTTCCGCTGCGAGAGATCTGCAAGAAGTATGAGATCAAGGTGGATTGGAACCATAAAAAGAAACGGGCGGTCATGACCACATCCCAGGCTGCGGATGCGGGCGGTAAAGAGTAG
- a CDS encoding stalk domain-containing protein, with translation MMKNVYEPGRKRLAAVMLAVPLLTASSWGGVAGAEPVSGAAVQEKQSTASAGAVAQEGQGSASAGAVAQEGQGSASAGKAAQEGQGADSAAKAVQEDPSAASVGKAAQEGQGSVSAGTDASSDAVQPAGSSAGAEALAQSSETQGNKLVISTGSASYIFNGKPVAAAQKMMVRKGYSYVPVSTMAKLYGWGLSYDAKTKEAIVKGSQGEWRFKNGSSSVRKGGSSVRMDAPAITYRGSMMVPVRSWATLTGSSLAVTGGKVALTWGKRSTAASPPVADFTTDKIEYRLGEPVVYRNTSHDPKYKIVKETWKGNEPAFFTPGEHEVTLEVINSEGVSASVRKTVSVVDEWLYTKEQYDRLYTPMGNKFDIDGASVLMMDEISYSVTPDESQQFIRSNSPEHLTEEGIAYEDTLTGNVRINIHNQNRSKKDLNVYLIATNPGNSAASVKVGAAGIGGPAQYVSTSGKAAVTRYLEALSSGGITDTVRIPAGGSAVLLQEGTKLPLKPSQVRTIYADLELEGDIKLSVVAVDPSRDPVAALKELTVLPRDGKHVRGTFTGADREVQVDGVVGESPQRLVLGDPSLDGYLEGVDAVTGEAEKNVGNTGVLYSMSLKVAPNTLVALNARGGHYAGALLVNDEVVQMTSGSILKNSSEAGVLYRTGAQEETVRIGFIPASGSNLPVHMLFMPLPEQHD, from the coding sequence ATGATGAAGAACGTATACGAACCGGGGCGGAAGCGGCTGGCAGCAGTCATGCTGGCCGTTCCGCTCTTGACCGCCTCGTCCTGGGGCGGGGTCGCCGGCGCTGAACCGGTTAGCGGGGCAGCAGTCCAGGAGAAGCAGAGCACAGCTTCTGCAGGGGCTGTTGCTCAAGAGGGACAAGGCTCAGCTTCGGCAGGGGCTGTTGCTCAAGAGGGACAAGGCTCAGCTTCGGCTGGGAAGGCAGCCCAAGAGGGGCAAGGTGCAGATTCTGCCGCGAAGGCAGTCCAAGAGGATCCAAGCGCAGCTTCGGTCGGAAAGGCAGCCCAAGAAGGGCAAGGTTCTGTTTCGGCCGGGACAGATGCCTCGAGTGATGCAGTACAACCGGCAGGATCTTCGGCTGGGGCGGAAGCTTTAGCGCAAAGCTCCGAAACGCAAGGCAACAAGCTGGTAATATCTACGGGATCCGCTTCTTATATATTCAATGGGAAGCCTGTAGCCGCGGCGCAGAAGATGATGGTCCGAAAGGGATACAGCTATGTGCCGGTCAGCACGATGGCTAAGCTGTACGGCTGGGGCTTGTCCTATGACGCCAAGACCAAGGAGGCCATTGTAAAGGGAAGCCAAGGAGAGTGGCGGTTCAAGAACGGAAGCTCGTCGGTGCGGAAGGGTGGATCGTCGGTTCGAATGGATGCGCCTGCCATTACATACCGGGGAAGCATGATGGTGCCCGTCCGGAGCTGGGCCACGCTGACGGGAAGCAGTCTTGCGGTGACAGGCGGCAAAGTTGCGTTAACCTGGGGCAAGCGATCGACGGCAGCTTCGCCTCCCGTTGCGGACTTCACGACGGACAAGATAGAATACCGTCTGGGCGAGCCGGTGGTCTACCGGAATACGAGTCATGATCCGAAATATAAGATCGTGAAGGAAACGTGGAAGGGAAATGAGCCGGCATTCTTCACACCCGGCGAGCATGAAGTCACGCTGGAAGTGATAAACAGCGAAGGCGTATCGGCCTCGGTCCGCAAAACGGTGAGCGTGGTGGATGAATGGCTGTACACGAAGGAGCAGTATGATCGTTTATATACCCCCATGGGTAATAAATTCGATATCGACGGCGCATCTGTACTGATGATGGACGAAATTTCTTATTCAGTCACCCCGGACGAAAGCCAGCAGTTTATACGCAGCAACAGCCCAGAGCATTTAACGGAAGAGGGCATTGCTTATGAGGATACGCTAACCGGTAACGTGCGGATTAATATTCATAATCAGAACCGCTCGAAGAAGGACTTGAACGTCTACCTGATCGCTACCAACCCTGGTAACTCCGCTGCTTCGGTCAAGGTAGGCGCGGCCGGGATCGGCGGCCCGGCCCAGTATGTATCCACGAGCGGAAAGGCGGCGGTGACCCGCTATTTGGAAGCCTTGAGCTCCGGCGGAATAACGGATACGGTACGCATTCCCGCCGGTGGATCGGCCGTGCTGCTGCAGGAAGGGACGAAGCTTCCGTTGAAGCCGAGCCAGGTCCGGACCATCTACGCGGATCTGGAGCTCGAGGGCGACATCAAGCTGTCCGTCGTTGCGGTCGACCCATCACGCGATCCGGTGGCCGCGCTGAAAGAGCTGACGGTGCTTCCGCGGGACGGCAAGCATGTACGCGGAACGTTTACCGGCGCAGACCGGGAGGTCCAGGTCGACGGCGTCGTCGGCGAAAGCCCGCAGCGGCTTGTGCTCGGGGATCCTTCGCTCGACGGGTATTTGGAAGGCGTGGATGCCGTTACCGGCGAAGCCGAGAAGAATGTTGGCAACACCGGCGTGCTCTATTCGATGAGCCTGAAAGTAGCGCCGAATACCCTGGTCGCGCTGAATGCGCGTGGCGGGCATTATGCGGGCGCTCTGCTCGTGAACGACGAAGTGGTGCAGATGACAAGCGGCAGCATTTTGAAAAATTCATCCGAAGCCGGCGTCCTGTACCGGACCGGAGCGCAGGAGGAGACGGTTCGAATCGGCTTCATTCCCGCGTCGGGCAGCAACCTGCCGGTGCATATGCTGTTTATGCCGCTGCCTGAGCAACACGATTGA
- a CDS encoding sensor histidine kinase, protein MLLMLLASIGITAALLVTLYALSSLILTVPTLNVPLAWVVNNIGSEPVMIVVGMILFFVSYYMSTKWFVRDLAKIETGLQEVVSGRFDYKIALSSRDELGRVAEGINRMADELNVYLEEITRGLREIAKGNFDTEIPEHPGSQLGEVAASINQMSKQLYQSILEERRAEKTKNDLITGVSHDLRTPLTSILGFLEVIEEDRYQDEVELRYYVNIAYEKAQNLKKLIDDLFEYTRINNGLPLEVQEIDMAQFIRQLIEESVPALEKSGMECRLEAEEGLTIMADGSQLVRAYENLMSNAIRYGSSGGAVDIAVWEVDGFVLVSFTNYGDPIPERDLPFIFDRFYRVENSRSKQTGGTGLGLAITKSIVEVQGGEISVRSDRRSTTFATRFPKAKANQETKGR, encoded by the coding sequence ATGCTGCTTATGCTGCTTGCAAGCATCGGCATAACGGCAGCCCTGCTGGTTACGCTCTATGCTTTAAGTTCCCTGATCCTGACGGTTCCAACGCTGAACGTTCCTTTGGCCTGGGTGGTCAACAATATTGGATCGGAGCCGGTTATGATCGTGGTTGGCATGATCCTGTTCTTCGTCAGCTATTACATGAGCACGAAGTGGTTCGTCCGCGATCTGGCGAAGATCGAAACCGGCCTGCAGGAGGTCGTCAGCGGCCGCTTCGATTATAAAATCGCCCTCTCTTCCCGAGACGAGCTGGGCCGCGTAGCCGAGGGCATCAACCGAATGGCCGACGAATTGAATGTTTACCTCGAAGAAATTACGCGCGGTCTCCGGGAAATCGCCAAGGGCAATTTCGATACCGAAATCCCGGAGCATCCCGGAAGCCAGCTCGGCGAGGTGGCGGCCAGCATCAATCAGATGAGCAAGCAGCTGTATCAATCGATACTGGAGGAGCGCCGTGCTGAGAAGACCAAGAACGATCTGATCACCGGCGTTTCCCATGACCTGCGGACGCCGCTGACGTCGATCCTGGGGTTTCTGGAAGTGATTGAGGAGGACCGCTACCAGGATGAAGTTGAGCTGCGATATTACGTGAATATCGCCTACGAGAAGGCGCAAAACCTGAAGAAGCTGATAGATGATTTATTCGAATATACGCGGATTAACAACGGATTGCCGCTCGAGGTGCAGGAGATCGATATGGCGCAATTCATCCGGCAGCTGATCGAGGAGTCGGTTCCGGCTTTGGAAAAATCGGGGATGGAATGCCGGCTTGAGGCCGAGGAAGGGCTCACGATTATGGCTGACGGCAGCCAGCTCGTTCGCGCTTACGAGAATCTGATGTCCAACGCGATCCGGTACGGGTCCTCCGGCGGAGCGGTTGATATTGCGGTTTGGGAGGTGGACGGCTTCGTCCTGGTCAGCTTCACGAATTACGGCGATCCGATTCCCGAACGGGACTTGCCGTTCATCTTCGACCGCTTCTACCGTGTGGAGAACTCGCGTTCGAAGCAGACAGGCGGAACCGGCCTAGGTCTCGCAATCACGAAAAGCATCGTCGAGGTTCAGGGCGGCGAAATCTCGGTGCGCAGCGATCGCCGTAGCACCACCTTCGCGACACGGTTTCCCAAAGCGAAAGCCAATCAAGAAACAAAAGGGAGATGA
- a CDS encoding response regulator transcription factor: MSGVTILMVDDEVEIIKLMEIYVKNEGYTLLTANSGIEALEILKTHKVDLIILDVMMPKMDGIQACMKIREENNTPIIMLSAKSQEIDKIAGLSIGADDYVTKPFSPLELIARIKSQLRRYKQLNSSTARNENEIQIDELIINAASHRVTVAGEEVKLTPREFNLLHMLAINRGLVLSMDKIYTEVWNEPFMESKNTVMVHIRKLREKIEKDPQHPQYIKTVWGIGYKIE, encoded by the coding sequence ATGTCTGGAGTAACCATACTGATGGTCGACGATGAAGTCGAAATTATTAAACTGATGGAAATCTATGTGAAGAATGAAGGCTATACGCTGCTTACCGCCAACAGCGGAATTGAAGCGCTGGAGATTTTGAAGACGCATAAGGTGGATTTGATTATTCTGGACGTCATGATGCCGAAGATGGACGGCATTCAGGCATGCATGAAAATCCGGGAGGAGAACAACACTCCGATCATCATGCTGTCGGCGAAAAGCCAGGAGATCGATAAAATCGCAGGGCTCAGCATCGGGGCGGACGACTATGTCACCAAGCCTTTCAGCCCGCTGGAGCTGATTGCCCGCATCAAATCCCAGCTTCGGAGGTATAAACAGCTGAACAGCAGCACCGCTCGGAACGAGAACGAAATCCAAATCGACGAGCTGATCATCAACGCCGCTTCCCACCGGGTCACGGTGGCGGGGGAAGAGGTCAAGCTGACGCCAAGGGAATTTAATTTGCTGCATATGCTGGCGATCAATCGGGGGCTCGTGCTCAGCATGGACAAGATCTATACGGAAGTATGGAATGAGCCGTTCATGGAATCGAAGAATACCGTCATGGTACATATCCGAAAGCTGCGCGAGAAGATCGAGAAGGACCCGCAGCATCCGCAATATATTAAAACGGTTTGGGGGATCGGGTACAAAATCGAGTAA
- a CDS encoding acyltransferase, with protein MNKSIATQRERLPELQLVRAFAIIGVLSVHSTSYAVSAMKESQYFFLYNFMNIFMKYGTPTFIFLSSLVLFYNYYSQPMTRQRIGGFYKKRLLYIIIPYTLFSIFYFGLLHFLYYPDRSLADTVESFFTKLVTGKAYTHLYFVFISIQFYVLFPLAWWLFKKVPQLTKWAIPIGLAIQWAFVFLNKYYWQVPNKGSWALTYIAYFMLGAFVGIYYPKLKAWLVVSRSNATPVRTVSWILLWLSWAACGLGHVYIYYTNRLYGTAYNSTLYELMWNAHTYLGAIVLLQLASIVYRIFKRGLTPALERLGAVSFGIYLIHPFFLLVYRKFPLSTGNSVLTHAWYAGGFLAALFCSWLVVELTVRYLPASWLVFGNVPKTEKSRRRQEQQGVPLSR; from the coding sequence ATGAACAAAAGCATTGCAACCCAAAGGGAGCGCCTGCCTGAACTGCAGCTCGTGCGCGCATTCGCGATTATCGGCGTGCTGTCCGTCCACTCGACGTCGTATGCGGTATCGGCCATGAAGGAATCCCAGTACTTTTTCCTCTACAATTTCATGAATATCTTCATGAAATACGGGACACCGACATTCATCTTTTTGAGCAGCCTGGTCCTATTCTACAACTACTACAGCCAGCCGATGACCAGGCAGCGGATCGGCGGGTTTTATAAGAAAAGACTGCTGTATATCATCATCCCGTACACGCTGTTCTCCATCTTCTATTTCGGTCTGCTGCACTTTCTGTACTACCCGGACCGATCGCTGGCGGATACGGTTGAAAGCTTCTTCACCAAGCTGGTGACGGGAAAAGCCTACACGCATCTGTATTTCGTATTCATCAGCATTCAGTTCTATGTGCTGTTTCCGCTTGCTTGGTGGCTGTTTAAAAAAGTGCCGCAGCTTACGAAGTGGGCCATCCCGATCGGCCTTGCGATCCAGTGGGCTTTCGTATTCCTGAACAAGTATTACTGGCAAGTGCCGAATAAGGGAAGCTGGGCGCTGACGTATATCGCATACTTCATGCTGGGGGCCTTCGTCGGCATTTATTATCCGAAGCTGAAGGCTTGGCTGGTAGTTAGCCGCTCGAACGCCACGCCGGTCCGCACCGTTTCATGGATCCTGCTGTGGCTGAGCTGGGCGGCTTGCGGGCTTGGGCATGTGTACATTTATTACACGAACCGTTTATACGGGACGGCGTACAATTCGACGCTGTACGAGCTGATGTGGAATGCGCATACGTATTTGGGGGCGATCGTGCTGCTTCAGCTGGCGTCGATCGTGTACCGCATCTTCAAGCGGGGCTTGACCCCTGCGCTGGAGCGGCTGGGCGCGGTATCCTTCGGCATCTATCTGATTCATCCATTTTTCCTGCTGGTCTATCGGAAATTCCCGCTATCCACGGGCAATTCTGTCCTGACCCATGCTTGGTATGCGGGAGGCTTCCTGGCTGCACTGTTCTGCTCGTGGCTTGTCGTGGAGTTGACGGTCCGATATCTTCCGGCTTCGTGGCTCGTATTCGGCAATGTGCCAAAGACAGAGAAAAGCCGGAGACGGCAAGAGCAGCAGGGAGTGCCTTTATCCAGGTAA
- a CDS encoding class I SAM-dependent methyltransferase, which yields MKSQSYEHFYDAIGAINGWDFSQVRCISEGAAWDFYDTVRKACRKTDCLLDIGTGGGENALSIASSLAFLIGIDLSRSMIETALRNQSRASVTNARFIPMDADRLEFPAGLFNLVSCRHAPFSAAEAARVLTDDGMLFTQQVRESDKSNLKKAFGRGQALDQEDGALRDRYIAELREAGFRDVQYAEYDAAEYYERDEDLLFLLKHTPIIPGFGEDEQDYRILEQFINEFRDARGIRTNAARFMIIARK from the coding sequence ATGAAATCACAATCTTACGAGCATTTTTATGATGCAATTGGAGCCATAAACGGCTGGGACTTCAGCCAAGTCCGATGCATAAGCGAAGGCGCGGCATGGGACTTCTACGATACGGTGCGAAAAGCGTGCCGCAAAACCGATTGTCTGTTGGATATCGGAACCGGGGGCGGGGAGAATGCATTGTCTATCGCATCCTCCCTCGCCTTCCTGATCGGGATCGATCTTTCCCGTTCCATGATCGAGACGGCGCTTCGGAACCAGAGCCGGGCTTCGGTGACGAACGCGCGATTTATCCCGATGGATGCCGATCGGCTTGAATTTCCGGCAGGGCTGTTCAATCTGGTCTCCTGCAGGCATGCACCATTCTCTGCCGCCGAAGCTGCCAGAGTATTAACCGATGACGGTATGTTGTTCACCCAGCAGGTGAGAGAATCCGATAAGTCGAACCTGAAGAAGGCCTTCGGCAGAGGGCAAGCCTTAGACCAGGAAGACGGCGCCTTAAGGGATCGCTATATCGCGGAGTTACGGGAAGCAGGCTTTCGCGATGTACAATATGCCGAGTACGATGCCGCCGAATATTATGAACGCGATGAGGATCTGCTCTTTCTGCTGAAGCATACGCCGATCATTCCGGGCTTCGGGGAGGATGAGCAGGATTACCGCATTCTTGAGCAGTTCATCAATGAGTTTCGCGATGCGCGCGGCATTCGGACGAACGCCGCCCGTTTTATGATCATCGCCAGGAAGTGA
- a CDS encoding cation:proton antiporter regulatory subunit, translating into MSIIRESDLPGIGKKFVIQARSGDKLVVVIHDDGRREMYHFEDDNPDETISQITLEDDEARQIAGIIGGMTYKPKALETIEVTLEDLIIEWARIEPHYKCVDKTIAELEVRQRTGANVLAIVKRNEQKINPGPSDVLTAGSTLVLAGERKQIKQLKDLLVNG; encoded by the coding sequence ATGAGTATTATTCGCGAATCGGACCTGCCGGGTATCGGGAAGAAGTTTGTGATCCAGGCGAGATCAGGGGACAAATTGGTTGTCGTCATTCATGACGACGGGCGCAGAGAGATGTACCATTTTGAAGACGATAACCCCGATGAGACCATCTCCCAAATCACGCTGGAGGACGATGAGGCCCGCCAGATCGCCGGCATTATCGGCGGCATGACCTACAAGCCGAAGGCGCTGGAGACGATCGAGGTTACGCTTGAGGATCTGATTATCGAATGGGCGCGTATCGAGCCGCATTATAAATGCGTCGATAAGACGATCGCTGAGCTGGAGGTTCGCCAAAGGACCGGCGCCAACGTGCTGGCGATTGTGAAGCGGAATGAGCAGAAGATCAATCCGGGGCCGAGCGATGTTTTGACGGCAGGCTCAACGCTGGTTCTGGCCGGCGAGCGGAAGCAGATCAAGCAGCTGAAGGATCTGCTCGTGAACGGCTAG